CGATTTTCTGGATTTGCTCGACGGTGGTTGCCAGTAATGCCGCGGACGGCGTATGGTCGCTATCGGGAACCGGCATCATCGTCTTGATGTAAGGCGCAAGCTGCTCCGCACTGGTGAGTACAGAAGTATCGCCCAGGACCTTGCGAAAATCACGGATGGCCGCATCGAAGTTTTTTTCCGATACGCCTTTGGGCAATGCGATATATTGACTGGCCATGCTGTGTTCTCCCTACACGTCGATGACAAACGAAACAAAATGATTTCCCGGTAACCCTCGATGATCTGGATCGCTCTGACCGGATCGATATACAAATGCGCGGCTGGAACAAGATTCCTGATGCGTTCCCATACCTATTGCAGTGGCCACGATCGCGTAACCGGTAGCTTCTATCCAGTTGTCAAACCGGAGCTGTTCAGTTGTTGCACTTGCCGCTGTTTTGTCTTGATCGATGGAAGATTCATCGCTCCGGGATGATGCCGATTTCCAATTTTCCGATGTTTTCCAGCCAATCAGTTGACCGGCTTCCAACGGCGATACTCCGGCACAATGCAAATGAGTTGCGGGCCGCTCTGCCAACCGATAAGACGAAAATCCCGCTAACGATGAATCATTGATTGCACGATCAACCGCCGTTTGTTCAAGAAAATTTTCGACAATGGAGAAATCATGCTGACCCTGGCTGAGCAAGGAAGCCAGCAATCCCGCGGCGCTGTACGCCGGTGATGCGCTAGTCCACACATGTCGCGTAGGAAAGGAAGCGTCATTGCCGGACGAAGACATGTGTGAGCCCAATGAAAGCAGACGCCCTTCTAAATTCCTCACCAATTCAGTGAAGATGGCCGCGCTGGCGTAATCCATGACGGCAATCCAACGCATATCCCGGGATTGCGTCAATAAATTGACGATGCGTAGCGGGTTGGTTAATAGCGCGTTTTCTAATGGGAATGCCGGTAATGTACCGTGATGGAAATCGATGTAGTGACTGCAAGCGGCTTGAGCACCTTTGGCAAATGCTTCATCGATGGGGGTGTTTCCCAGCAACAGCTGGCAGTTGCGCGTGCTACCGGAGAGCGTTTGGCTGATGGATGCTGCTTGAGCGATGGTAGGAATACCGAAGGCCAGCAAGGTTCCGCCGGTCACCATGCCCTTGATGAGGATACGCCGCTTTTCATCCATGAAATGTGACCTCCTTAATGCTGAGCTTGTTTGTTTGAAATGAAATCCGCCAGCTTGATTAATGATTCATCGTCGATTTCCGAAGGACGAAAAGCCGGCATGGCCCGGTTCCCATTACGAACGACTGCGCGAATATAGGCTGCGGGAAGTTCGCGATTGCGAAGTTGCGGCCCGACTTGCGCTTCATGGCAATACGCGCAGATTTTGGCGTAAATTTCCGCGCCATCCTTCCATGCAAATCCGGGATTGTTTTTCTCATCTTGTGCCGGCCATGCGTTGCTTATCGTAAAAATGATTGCAATTAGACAGCCGAATATGCAATTTGCCAATTTTGCTTTTTTCATGTTAATTCTCCATTCCATGATCCTACTGCCACAGCAAACTCGTCACTTTTTTTCCCATAATCTGATCATTAAATGCAACCTTTGCAATTGGAGTGCCGAAACAAGCGATACCATAGCAAACATGCAAGGGCAATAAATGCTCTTCTCTCGGATGACAAAACCGGGCAAAGGGTGCCTTTTCCCACTCTATCAATCGTTGTTCGCGCGCTTCGGATGAAATCGCTGGATCGGTGCATGTTTCAATCAACCAGTGATCAAATCCTTCATTTTCTTTGCTGCTATCGATATTGTTAGAGAAAAATGTTTTCAAATTATGAAATGACATGCCTGAACCGATGATCAGAATATTTTTCTCTCGCAGCGATGCAATCGCTTTTCCAAGAGCGATATGCTTTCCCGGATTCAAATTCTTGAGTAACGATAGCTGAATACATGGAATCCTGGCTTGCGGAAACATCAGCTTGAGCGGCACAAACAATCCATGATCAAAACCGCGCTGCTCGTCGAGTTTTGCCGGTATACCACTTGCCATTAACAACGCGTGAATTTCCTTCGCCAACCCGGGATTGCCCGGCGCCGCATATTGAATGGTGTAGGCTTCAGCAGGAAATCCATAATAATCATAGATTATTTCGGGATGGCTATTGCTGGTTATCGTTGCTTGTTCCTCTTCCCAGTGGGCGCTGATGACTAAAATCGCTGCTGGCTCACCCAGCTCACTGGTGATTTCCTTTAGAAAAGAAACCATTTTTTCATGCCCTTTGTCACCGAGAACCGGTAACGGCCCGCCGCCGTGGGGTAAAAACAGAACGGGTGAAAGCGCTGGTGATTTTGGGTTCATCATCAAAAATTCCTGTTGATGGAAAGAGTAGACATTATGTTCCCCCAAACCCCTCCTCCGTCAGCGGGCGAGTTTGCTGGCCACTTGCGCGACGTGAGCGCCCTGAAAGCGTGCAATTTTTATTTCATTATCTGACGGCTGGCGTTTGCCATCGCCACTGGCTAACGTGCTTGCCCCATAGGGCGAGCCGCCGGTGATTTCACTCATGTTCATGATTTCCTGGCAGGAATAGGGAACACCGACGATGATCATGCCGTGATGCAGCAAGGTGGTATGAAAGGAAGTGATCGTGGTTTCCTGCCCGCCATGCTGCGTGCCTGTAGAGGTAAACACGCTGCCCACTTTACCGATCAGGCCGCCGCTCAGCCACAACCGGCCGGTCTGATCCAGGAAATTACGCATTTGCGCGCACATATTGCCGAAGCGTGTGGGTGTGCCGAAGATAATGGCATCATAGTTTGGGAGTTCATCAACCGTCGCGATGGGTGCTGGCTGATCCAGCTTGGCACCGACCCTTCGTGCTACTTCTTCCGGCATGAGTTCGGGGACGCGTTTAATGATAACTTCGGTATTCTCGACGTTGCGTGCACCTTCGGCTACCGCATTGGCCAAAATTTCGATATGACCATACATACTGTAGTACAGAACAAGAACTTTCGTCATACTGCCCTCCCGTTATCATTGTTCGTGAAATAGAGTTAGCAATCGCATTCAGTCTTTATTTGTGCACGCTACTTCATTCCTATCTGAAAATCAAACTTGATTACTTTGAGTATACCGGGTCAGCTTATCGATGGCCGCGAGCGGCAAAGCGCAATCCAAGATGCAGCAACGCCTCCCAAGCATCGCCTTGCGCCACTCCTTTAATCATCCGGTCGATTTCCGCGGCATCGGCCAGTCCTTGTATCAGCATTTGCAGACTGATGCGTCTGGCGGCGGCGATTACGGTTTTTTGCCGCTCACCCCAAATTCTCGCCGTTTGCAGTAATTGCGCAGGCGGCTGGTTGTTGTCCAAGCCCTTGCG
The nucleotide sequence above comes from Gammaproteobacteria bacterium. Encoded proteins:
- the wrbA gene encoding NAD(P)H:quinone oxidoreductase, with protein sequence MTKVLVLYYSMYGHIEILANAVAEGARNVENTEVIIKRVPELMPEEVARRVGAKLDQPAPIATVDELPNYDAIIFGTPTRFGNMCAQMRNFLDQTGRLWLSGGLIGKVGSVFTSTGTQHGGQETTITSFHTTLLHHGMIIVGVPYSCQEIMNMSEITGGSPYGASTLASGDGKRQPSDNEIKIARFQGAHVAQVASKLAR
- a CDS encoding dioxygenase, which produces MNPKSPALSPVLFLPHGGGPLPVLGDKGHEKMVSFLKEITSELGEPAAILVISAHWEEEQATITSNSHPEIIYDYYGFPAEAYTIQYAAPGNPGLAKEIHALLMASGIPAKLDEQRGFDHGLFVPLKLMFPQARIPCIQLSLLKNLNPGKHIALGKAIASLREKNILIIGSGMSFHNLKTFFSNNIDSSKENEGFDHWLIETCTDPAISSEAREQRLIEWEKAPFARFCHPREEHLLPLHVCYGIACFGTPIAKVAFNDQIMGKKVTSLLWQ
- a CDS encoding cytochrome c — protein: MKKAKLANCIFGCLIAIIFTISNAWPAQDEKNNPGFAWKDGAEIYAKICAYCHEAQVGPQLRNRELPAAYIRAVVRNGNRAMPAFRPSEIDDESLIKLADFISNKQAQH